Proteins encoded together in one Benincasa hispida cultivar B227 chromosome 1, ASM972705v1, whole genome shotgun sequence window:
- the LOC120072587 gene encoding UPF0481 protein At3g47200-like, whose protein sequence is MESSKPFSHSIDISAIAQGSSQEESLLSSVEGKLEAFCSSITIFRAPNDISIEDKNVFVPAKVSIGPFHHGAPHLEPMENLKWRYLSTFLKHNPSLTLDDLIELVVKSESRLRKCYEGEFYDLDSDKFSQMMLLDCCFILELLLRYSKKRFRRWNDPVFNTPGLLFDLRCDLMLLENQIPYFLLDEVYENVQDPLEENMSLNDLTFRFFKTMVAGDRKFVYDNFMVEADHLLEMVHSCFLSTYPRMETNDKSKSRELPSASKLKTAGIKFKNARSPKSLLDIKFQKGVLEIPPLRVYQQTEAILRNLAAYEIRQFGSDLQVKSYINFMSHLLQSDEDVKILCRRKILIDLEDDEEQIIQNLKWMREEKESLSGTYFAGIVQKLNEKPDRCLTQWRGLRRNPVAIGVAAVWVVVVIFVAAFFSAISLLQRRYK, encoded by the coding sequence ATGGAATCATCAAAGCCATTTTCTCATTCGATTGATATTTCGGCGATTGCACAAGGAAGCTCTCAAGAAGAATCTCTCCTATCTTCCGTTGAAGGAAAATTGGAAGCCTTCTGTTCATCCATTACCATCTTCAGAGCTCCAAACGATATCAGTATCGAAGACAAAAACGTCTTCGTCCCCGCCAAAGTCTCAATCGGCCCTTTCCACCATGGCGCTCCACATCTCGAACCCATGGAAAATCTCAAGTGGCGCTACTTGTCCACTTTCTTGAAGCACAATCCGTCTCTCACTTTAGACGATCTTATTGAACTCGTTGTAAAATCAGAGAGCCGATTGAGAAAATGCTATGAGGGAGAGTTTTATGATTTGGATAGTGATAAGTTTTCGCAGATGATGTTGCTTGATTGCTGCTTCATTCTCGAGTTGCTTTTGCGATACTCGAAAAAGAGGTTCAGGCGCTGGAATGATCCTGTTTTCAATACTCCTGGTTTGCTTTTCGATTTGAGATGCGATTTGATGTTGCTTGAAAATCAGATTCCATACTTCCTTCTCGATGAAGTTTATGAAAATGTGCAAGATCCGCTCGAGGAAAATATGTCTCTCAATGACCTAACCTTCCGATTCTTCAAAACTATGGTTGCTGGAGATCGGAAATTTGTCTATGACAATTTCATGGTGGAAGCAGATCATCTACTCGAAATGGTGCACTCTTGTTTCCTCTCTACCTATCCTCGAATGGAGACGAACGATAAATCGAAGTCGAGAGAATTACCTAGTGCGTCGAAGCTTAAAACTGCCGGAATCAAATTCAAGAACGCCAGATCTCCAAAGAGCCTATTGGACATCAAATTTCAGAAAGGAGTCCTCGAAATTCCGCCTCTCAGAGTGTACCAGCAGACGGAGGCGATTCTGAGGAATCTCGCCGCGTATGAAATCCGTCAATTCGGAAGCGATCTGCAAGTGAAATCGTATATCAATTTCATGAGCCACCTTCTCCAGTCCGACGAAGACGTGAAGATACTCTGTAGAAGGAAAATCCTGATCGATCTGGAGGACGACGAGGAGCAGATTATTCAGAATCTAAAATGGATGCGCGAGGAGAAGGAGAGCTTATCGGGAACGTACTTTGCTGGCATTGTTCAGAAATTAAACGAGAAGCCGGACCGATGCCTCACACAGTGGCGGGGGCTGAGAAGGAATCCAGTAGCCATCGGCGTCGCCGCCGTTTGGGTGGTGGTTGTGATCTTCGTCGCAGCCTTCTTCTCTGCAATTTCATTACTTCAGCGCCGTTACAAATGA